In the Streptosporangiales bacterium genome, one interval contains:
- a CDS encoding LLM class flavin-dependent oxidoreductase, with protein MTANRRLGLTLPQRGVFFDAITITELVETGHFADESGAYDSVWIGDSLLAKPRPEAVALFGALASVTERVTLAVGCLATFPVRDPVLLADQWATLDQLTGGRMLLAVCTGIVKARDASEREGALYGVTDKSRTGRLEENIEILRRLWAEDNVTFEGRYRSFEDVTVLPKPVQSPPPIQIASNPNPALRAERALRRVARLADGWMTTRKAPEYLTVNWPIIRGFLEEEGRDPSAFPVVAYHNANLNPDREAAYDESFRFLREYYGPVYSEEDTRHWTAAGSVDQVIDDLNGLFADGATEVTLRITSWDWRKQLKVLTEEVIPAVKAAG; from the coding sequence ATGACGGCGAACCGCAGGCTCGGACTCACGCTTCCGCAGCGCGGGGTGTTCTTCGACGCGATCACCATCACCGAGCTCGTGGAGACCGGGCACTTCGCGGACGAGTCGGGTGCGTACGACTCGGTGTGGATCGGCGACAGCCTGCTCGCCAAGCCGCGGCCCGAGGCGGTCGCGCTGTTCGGTGCGCTCGCCTCGGTCACCGAACGGGTGACGCTGGCGGTGGGCTGCCTCGCGACGTTCCCCGTTCGCGATCCCGTCCTGCTCGCCGACCAGTGGGCGACGCTCGACCAGCTCACCGGCGGGCGCATGCTGCTCGCGGTGTGCACGGGCATCGTCAAGGCGCGTGACGCGTCCGAGCGTGAGGGTGCGCTGTACGGCGTCACCGACAAGTCGCGCACCGGGCGGCTGGAGGAGAACATCGAGATCCTCCGCCGGCTCTGGGCCGAGGACAACGTCACGTTCGAGGGCCGCTACCGGAGCTTCGAGGATGTGACGGTGCTGCCCAAGCCGGTGCAGAGTCCGCCGCCGATCCAGATCGCGTCGAACCCGAACCCGGCGCTGCGTGCGGAGCGCGCGCTGCGCAGGGTCGCGCGGCTGGCGGACGGCTGGATGACGACGCGGAAGGCGCCGGAGTACCTCACCGTCAACTGGCCGATCATCCGGGGGTTCCTGGAGGAGGAGGGTCGCGACCCGTCGGCGTTCCCCGTGGTGGCGTACCACAACGCGAACCTCAACCCCGACCGCGAGGCGGCGTACGACGAGAGCTTCCGGTTCCTGCGTGAGTACTACGGCCCGGTCTACAGCGAGGAGGACACCCGGCACTGGACCGCGGCGGGTTCGGTCGACCAGGTGATCGACGATCTCAACGGACTGTTCGCCGACGGTGCGACCGAGGTGACGCTGCGCATCACGTCCTGGGACTGGCGCAAGCAGTTGAAGGTGCTCACCGAGGAGGTCATCCCCGCCGTCAAGGCTGCGGGGTGA
- a CDS encoding VOC family protein, which produces MTEPLLDHLVYAAPDVDVLVDSFRERTGVDPPLGGRHVGRNTRNYLVGLGGSAYLELIGPDDPAEKDGTTVFGISTLTAPRIVGWVVAPEDIEARAASARARGYDPGEIGPLSRRTPDGVLLEWRLTKDAPDDRQGLVPRLIDWQQAAHPTTSGLPELALVSLAGFHPEPDVVRRDLDALGVELDVRPGDPGFAAVVETPNGQVTLT; this is translated from the coding sequence GTGACCGAGCCGTTGCTCGACCACCTCGTGTACGCCGCACCGGACGTCGACGTGCTCGTCGACTCCTTTCGCGAGCGGACGGGCGTCGACCCACCGCTGGGTGGCAGGCATGTCGGGCGCAACACCCGCAACTATCTGGTGGGTCTGGGTGGCTCGGCCTACCTGGAGCTGATCGGGCCCGACGACCCCGCCGAGAAGGACGGCACGACGGTGTTCGGCATCAGTACGTTGACGGCGCCGCGGATCGTCGGCTGGGTCGTGGCTCCCGAGGACATCGAGGCGCGGGCGGCGAGCGCGCGTGCGCGTGGGTACGACCCGGGCGAGATCGGGCCGCTGTCGCGTCGCACGCCCGACGGCGTGTTGCTGGAGTGGCGGCTCACGAAGGACGCGCCGGACGACAGGCAGGGCCTCGTCCCGCGGCTCATCGACTGGCAGCAGGCGGCGCACCCCACCACCAGCGGACTCCCCGAGCTGGCGCTGGTGTCGCTGGCCGGCTTTCATCCGGAGCCCGACGTCGTCCGCCGCGACCTCGACGCGCTGGGCGTCGAGCTCGACGTACGTCCAGGCGATCCCGGCTTCGCGGCCGTGGTGGAGACACCGAACGGACAGGTGACACTGACATGA